TGCACGAACTTCTTTCGTGGTATCTGTGCCGTGTTTTCTATTTGTTGTGTAGAGTTTGCCGATTGGTGGTGCGCTTGGGAAGTGGTTTTTTCGCATCCCCCCGCGGGAAAAATGCAAATTCCAATCAACCCGTTGGCGTTAAAGCGGAAAATGCGTCCGTGACCCTCCTTCGGCGCATTCCAGGAGACCCTGCGTCGGATGGGGAACCACATCCGAAACCGGCAACTTTGTTGGCTTCACCCTGTTGATTGCCGACAGATCGACGACCTCAGGAGCGCACAAGATGGCCGGCCCTTTCCGGAAAGTGGGGAATGAACTCCCGAAGGCGGGCACATCGCGGGGCCTTGGCCGCCCCGCGATGTGGACAATTCTTGGCATCCTCGCGGTCATGGCCCTGCTGCTGCTGTTCTTCCCGACCTGGTGACGGCGGACGGCGGGGGGGGGGGAGCGATGCTGGTCTTATGGTGACCGGGACAACTGCGCGGATCCCCGCCGCCCCATCGCACGGCCGATACAGGGGTCGGCGCTACGAGGAGCAGTGGCGCCGACGGGTCCGGGGATAGTGCCGAAAAGGCGGCGTGCCCCAGGCACGCCAGCGAATGCGTACGATCGCATACCGATAGGATAACGAGGCGGTTATCCAGCCGCAGACCCCATTCGGGGTCGCGCCTGCGGCGAAGGGGCGAAACGCGACGAACCCGCTTTCCAAGGCTTGATCATACTAATATATTGCAGTCGATGCTGCAGCCTGCCTCATGTTTTGCCGGACGGCCGCTTCGCGTGGCGGTCCCATCGGGCGGCTTCCGGATGCTCCTCTCGGTCTTGAGGCCCGCCGTGCCAGTTTGGCCGGCGGCTTCCATGTCCGTCCTGGGGCGCACCTCTCTCATCAAGACCTGCAAAACGGGACCTGGACATGACCTTGCCCTGCCAAGCGGTCCTGTTCGATTTCGACGGAGTGATCGTCGACTCGAACGCGATCAAACTTGAAGCCTTTCTCAGCCTGTACCGCGGGCATGGCCCGGAGGTGGACCGGGCGATCGCCGATTTCTACCATCGCAACGGCGGGCTGCCGCGGGGGCAGATGCTCCACCACTTCGATCAGGTGCTGCTGGGCCTGCCACCGGACGGGGAGCGGATCCAGGAGATGGTCCGGCGCGTCGGCGGGATGGTGGAAGACGCCGTCACCGCCTGCGAGGAGATCCCCGGCGCGCTCGGATTCATCCGCCGCCATGGCGGCCGGCACCCGCTGTTCATCGCGTCGGGCACGCCGGAGACGGAGTTGCGGCGGATCGTGGAGCGCCGCGGCTGGACGCCGCTGTTCGCCGAGATCGCCGGCAGCCCCCGCCATAAGACCATCGTCGTCGCCGACCTGATCGCCCGCCACGCCATCGATACCAGCCGCAGCGTCTTCGTCGGCGACGCCCTGACCGACTTGGAGGCGGCGCAGACCAACGGCCTGCCCTTCATCGGCATCGTCCGCCCCGGTGCAGAGAATGTCTTTCCCGCCGGCACCCACATCGAACCCGACCTGAGCGGGCTGGAAAGCGCCATCGCGACGGTTCTTGGCCGGGCATAAACGTCCAAACCAGGCTCATGTCGCGCGGATCGCGCGATGCGGATCGGCTGGCCGTCGGCAAAGGCGCCGGCCGGCCCGATCATCCGCCCGACGCCCGGCACTATCGCAAAATCTCCCGGCCCCGCCGCCATCGCCTGCGGCAAACTGTCCGCTCCGCCGTGAGCACGCCGAAGCGGTTTGCCTTCCGCCCTGATATATTAGTATAATAATACTGCGATGCTTCCGGTGAGGCCCAAACCATGACCGCGGACCCATTGGAAACGGCACTGCTCCTGCGCGTCGTGATGATCCTGGGGCTGCTGCTTCTCGGTTTTCTTTAATCTCTTCCACGGGGATGCCTGGACCATGGCGACCTACACCGACTTAAAGCGCGACGATTACCGCGCCACCATCGACGGCAAGCCGGTGGACCTGTTCACCCTGCGCAACAGCCGGGGCATGGTGGTGCGGATTACCAATTACGGTGCCAAGATCGAACAGATCCTGGTTGCCGACCGCGACGGCACCCTGGGCGACGTCGTCCAGGGCTATGACAGCATCGATGGCGCGATGGGCGGCCAGCCCTCCATGGGATCCTTCATCGGGCGCTATTGCGGACGCATCGACGGGGGCCGCTTCACGCTGGACGGGGTGGATCACCAGACCTCGGTCAACAGCCCGCCCAACACCGTGCATGGCGGCGAGCGCGGTTCGCGCTTCCGCGTCTTCGACGCCCGCCAATTGGACGAGGCAAACCTGGAGCTGACCTACGTCTTCCAGGACGGCGAGGAGGGCTTCCCCGGCACCCTGCCGGTGCGGCTGGCCTATTCGCTCGGCGACGACAACGCCCTGACCATCGCCTGGACCGCGGTGGCGGCCGACAAGACCACCATCGCCAACTTCACCGACCACACCTTCTTCAACCTGTCGGGCGATCTCGGATCCTCCATCCTCGACCATGTCGCCACCGTCCATGCCGGCCGCTATCTGGCGCTCAACGACACCGCTGTGCCGACCGGCGAGGTGGTGGACGTCACCGGTACCCCGCTCGACTTCCGCATCCCGGCCGCCTTCGGCGACCGCATCGCCGATGACCACCGCATGCTGGTGCTCGGCAAGGGCTATGATCTGCATTACGTGATCGACGAGCCGGCATCCGGCCCGGCCCCGGCGCTGCAGGCCCGCATCCACCACCCTGGCAGCGGCCGGACTCTGGAGGTGCTGTCGACCGAACCCGGCCTTCAGCTCTACACCGGCAATTTCCTGGAGGGCAAAGCCCCCCGCGACCTCGGCAAGGGCGGCACGCTCTACACCAAACACAGCGCCTTCTGCGCCGAACCGTCGAAATTCCCCAACTCCATCAACATTCCCTCCTTCCCCTCGACCGTGCTGCGCCCCGGCCAATGGTATGCCGGGTCCATCGTCTACCGGTTCGGGGTGGCCTGAGGCGGTGACGCCGCCCGCACCCCTTCAGCCCCGCACGGCCACCATCTTCTCTTCGGAGCCTGTTACCCCATGAGCACTGCCAAGCCGATCCGCCGCTACCGGCAGACGAAAATCGTCGCCACGCTGGGTCCGTCCTCCTCCTCGCCCGCGATGATCCGCCGCCTGTTCGAAACCGGCGTCGACGTCTTCCGCCTGAACTTCAGCCACGGCAGCCACGAGGACCATGGCGAGCGCGTCCGCGCCATCCGCGCGCTGGAGGAGGAGACCGGCCGCCCCATCGCCATCATGGCCGACCTGCAGGGTCCGAAGCTGCGGCTGGGCCGCTTCGCCGACGGTCCGGTGACGCTCACCCCCGGCCAGTCTTTCTGTCTCGACCTGCTGGCGGAACCGGGCGACGCCCGCCGGGTCGGCATGCCGCATCCGGAGATCTTCGCCGCCCTGGTGCCCGATGCCGAACTGCTGCTGGACGACGGCAAGGTGCGGCTGCGGGTGACCGCCTGCGGCGCCGATTTCGCCGAGACGGTGGTGGTGTCCGGCACCAAGCTGTCGGACCGCAAGGGCGTCAATGTCCCCGGTGTGGTGCTGCCGCTGTCGCCGCTGACTGCCAAGGACCGCGCCGACCTCGACTTCGCCCTGGGCCAGGGCGTCGACTGGGTGGCGCTCAGCTTCGTCCAGCGGCCGGAGGATGTGGCCGAAGCCCGCAAGCTGATCGGCGGCCGTGCCGCCCTGCTGTCCAAGCTGGAGAAGCCGCAGGCGATTCAGCACCTCGACCGCATCGTCGAGATGTCGGACGGCGTCATGGTGGCCCGCGGCGACCTGGGCGTGGAGATGCCGCCGGAGGATGTGCCCTCGATCCAGAAGCGCATCGTCCATGCCGCCCGTCTGGCCGGCAAGCCGGTGATCGTCGCCACCCAGATGCTGGAATCGATGATCTCCGCCCCGGCACCGACCCGTGCCGAGGCCTCCGACGTCGCCACTGCGGTGTTCGATGGCGCCGATGCCGTCATGCTGTCGGCAGAAACCGCCTCCGGCGAATATCCGATCGAAGCGGTGGCAATCATGGACCGCATCGCCCGGCGGGTGGAGGGCGACACGCTCTACCGCACCATGATGGACGCGCAGCACGCCGATCCGGAGCAGACCGCGTCCGACGCCATCACCGCCGCGGCCCGTCAGGTCGCCCACACCATCAAGGCGGCGGCCATCGCCACCTACACCAGCAGCGGCTCCACCACGCTCAGGGCCGCCCGCGAACGGCCGGAGGTGCCGATCCTCTGCATGACCGAAAAGGCCGCCATCGCCCGCCGCCTCGTGCTGGCCTATGGCGTCCATGCCGTGCTGACCGAGGACGTGCAGAACTTCTCCGACATGGTGCACAAGGCCGCCCGGCTGGCCTTCGTCCATGGGCTGGCCGAGGAAGGGCAGCGGCTGGTGATCACCGCCGGCGTTCCCTTCGGCATGCCGGGATCGACCAACATCCTGCGCATCGCCTGGGTCGAGGCGCCCAGCCGCCAGGACCGCGAGCGCGATGGCCACGCCCGCCAGACGATGGAGCTTACCGAAGCCTGATCGGCAACCCGGCATAACCGCCGCTTCCGACAACAGCCAGGCTTCCATTTCGGATAAACGGAAGCCTGGCATAACATGAAGATCGGCCTTGCGCAGGTCCGCCTCCTCCGGAGAAGGCGCGCCCCCCGCAGACCGCCGCCGTCAGTCCAAATCCAGCAGAGGGCCGAAGGCCTCCTCCAGGCTGGTGCGGTGGAGGCCGAGCTTCGCCGGGTTTCCAGGGGTCAGGTTCACGGCGCGGATAAGCCGGCGCCGCACACGGCCCTCGGCCACATCGACGTCGACGATGTTGATGCAGCCGTAATCCTGTTCGAAGGCCGACAGGGCGGACAGACCGGCCCCACAGGCCCAGGACAGCAGCATGCGGTTCACGCCGTCATGGGCTGCCAGCGCCAGATGGGTCCAGCCGGGTTCCAGCACCAGCGCCTCGATGGCCTGCACCACCCGGTCGCGGACCGCGGCGAAGCCGTCGCCGCCAGCGAATCTGCCCTCTTCGGTCGCAGCATCGAAGCCGTAGACATAGGCGGCCTCGCGCTTCTCCTTCGGCACGCCGGCCAGCCGACCGGCGCGGATTTCCAGGAAGGCCCGGCGGTCCTCCACCGCCAGCCCATGCGGTTCGGCGATCAGCTCCGCCGTCTGCCGCGTCCGGACGAGGCCGGAACACAGCACGCGGTCGAGCGGCACGGCGGAGAGCAGCCGGCCAGCCGCCCTCGCCTCTTCCCGTCCACGCTCGGTCAGGGCGGCCAGCTTCGGATTCAACGGCTTGCCGTCGGCGTCGTAATAGGCGACATGGCCGTGACGGAGCAGATACAGCCGCCGCCGCGCGACGGTGCCGTCCAGCGGAACGAACAGGCTCATCGCCCCGAGCCCGACGCTTCGGAACCCGGCGCTTCGGGCGGGGAGGCTTCCGCCGCCAGCCGCTTCGGATTGCTCACCGCCAGCCTTGCCCGCGTGATGTCCTTCAGCACCGCCCGCAATGCCTGCTGCCGCTCGGGAGAGTCGAAGCGGCCGACGTCGATGTCCGTGCAGAGCCGGGGCAACAGTGCGCGCAGATCGCCCTTGGCATTGATGAGTTTTCCCACCGCGTCCGCAAGGGCCGCGTCGGCCTTGCCGCCGGCCGCCAGCTCCCGTTCGGCCATGCCGAGCGCGTTGGCGATCATCAGCGCGGTGAATCGCTGGTCGGCCGGAATCACCGGCAGGATCGCCTCGCGGAAGCTGCGCAGCGCGATGGAGACGAGGTCGCCGGCCTTGGGATCGTCGTTGATCATAGGAATCCTCCGCGCGCCGCGACGGCGTCCAGGTGCAGCAACAGGTCCATCTCGATCTCCGGCAGCATCCGCCCGGTCAGCGCCAGTTCCAGCGACGGTTCGGTGCCGGAGATGTGGCGGTTGGCCTGCTGGATCGCGATCACCGCCCAGCGCATGCAGGCGGCCGCTTCCCAATAGGCGACGGCATGGGGATCCACGCGGCGGCCGGCGGTCTCCTCATAACCGGCATAGAGGTCGTCCCGGTCGGCAATGCCGCCGGCCTCGCGGTCGTTGCGGCCGAAGCGCCAGCAGGCGGCGCAGAACCAGCCCAAATCCTCCATCGGGTCGGACCAGCCCGCGAACTCCCAATCGATGATGGCGGACAGCCGGCCATCCTCGACCATGTAGTTGCCGGTGCGGTAATCGCGGTGGCACAGCACGAGGTCGCTGGCGGGCAGCGCGTTCCGCTCCAGCCAGCGCAGGCCGTAGGTCAGCACCGGATCGGTCACGGCATAGCGCCCGGCCCAGCGACGGAAATCGTGGGCGGCCTGCAACGCAGCCGTCGGTTCGGGCAGGGCCAGGAACTCCAGGCCAGGCGTCCCAGGCCGCACGCGATGGATCAGGCCGAGCTGCCGTCCGAGCTCAAAGGCCAGATCGCGCTGCGGCGCCTC
Above is a genomic segment from Azospirillum humicireducens containing:
- a CDS encoding HAD family hydrolase — its product is MTLPCQAVLFDFDGVIVDSNAIKLEAFLSLYRGHGPEVDRAIADFYHRNGGLPRGQMLHHFDQVLLGLPPDGERIQEMVRRVGGMVEDAVTACEEIPGALGFIRRHGGRHPLFIASGTPETELRRIVERRGWTPLFAEIAGSPRHKTIVVADLIARHAIDTSRSVFVGDALTDLEAAQTNGLPFIGIVRPGAENVFPAGTHIEPDLSGLESAIATVLGRA
- a CDS encoding aldose epimerase family protein produces the protein MATYTDLKRDDYRATIDGKPVDLFTLRNSRGMVVRITNYGAKIEQILVADRDGTLGDVVQGYDSIDGAMGGQPSMGSFIGRYCGRIDGGRFTLDGVDHQTSVNSPPNTVHGGERGSRFRVFDARQLDEANLELTYVFQDGEEGFPGTLPVRLAYSLGDDNALTIAWTAVAADKTTIANFTDHTFFNLSGDLGSSILDHVATVHAGRYLALNDTAVPTGEVVDVTGTPLDFRIPAAFGDRIADDHRMLVLGKGYDLHYVIDEPASGPAPALQARIHHPGSGRTLEVLSTEPGLQLYTGNFLEGKAPRDLGKGGTLYTKHSAFCAEPSKFPNSINIPSFPSTVLRPGQWYAGSIVYRFGVA
- the pyk gene encoding pyruvate kinase codes for the protein MSTAKPIRRYRQTKIVATLGPSSSSPAMIRRLFETGVDVFRLNFSHGSHEDHGERVRAIRALEEETGRPIAIMADLQGPKLRLGRFADGPVTLTPGQSFCLDLLAEPGDARRVGMPHPEIFAALVPDAELLLDDGKVRLRVTACGADFAETVVVSGTKLSDRKGVNVPGVVLPLSPLTAKDRADLDFALGQGVDWVALSFVQRPEDVAEARKLIGGRAALLSKLEKPQAIQHLDRIVEMSDGVMVARGDLGVEMPPEDVPSIQKRIVHAARLAGKPVIVATQMLESMISAPAPTRAEASDVATAVFDGADAVMLSAETASGEYPIEAVAIMDRIARRVEGDTLYRTMMDAQHADPEQTASDAITAAARQVAHTIKAAAIATYTSSGSTTLRAARERPEVPILCMTEKAAIARRLVLAYGVHAVLTEDVQNFSDMVHKAARLAFVHGLAEEGQRLVITAGVPFGMPGSTNILRIAWVEAPSRQDRERDGHARQTMELTEA
- a CDS encoding histidine phosphatase family protein encodes the protein MSLFVPLDGTVARRRLYLLRHGHVAYYDADGKPLNPKLAALTERGREEARAAGRLLSAVPLDRVLCSGLVRTRQTAELIAEPHGLAVEDRRAFLEIRAGRLAGVPKEKREAAYVYGFDAATEEGRFAGGDGFAAVRDRVVQAIEALVLEPGWTHLALAAHDGVNRMLLSWACGAGLSALSAFEQDYGCINIVDVDVAEGRVRRRLIRAVNLTPGNPAKLGLHRTSLEEAFGPLLDLD
- a CDS encoding DUF6285 domain-containing protein, producing MINDDPKAGDLVSIALRSFREAILPVIPADQRFTALMIANALGMAERELAAGGKADAALADAVGKLINAKGDLRALLPRLCTDIDVGRFDSPERQQALRAVLKDITRARLAVSNPKRLAAEASPPEAPGSEASGSGR
- a CDS encoding phosphotransferase family protein produces the protein MSGGDTGLTAERKAALEAWLAGQAGARAVTVTEEGRLSGGAISLNLAVTLEIDGGPLSGRHACVLRTGSASGVSASLGKVQEAAVLGAVFAAGATVPEPLFVGSDPAMLGAPFYIMRRAAGIAAGFRIVKSEAPQRDLAFELGRQLGLIHRVRPGTPGLEFLALPEPTAALQAAHDFRRWAGRYAVTDPVLTYGLRWLERNALPASDLVLCHRDYRTGNYMVEDGRLSAIIDWEFAGWSDPMEDLGWFCAACWRFGRNDREAGGIADRDDLYAGYEETAGRRVDPHAVAYWEAAACMRWAVIAIQQANRHISGTEPSLELALTGRMLPEIEMDLLLHLDAVAARGGFL